Proteins co-encoded in one Christiangramia fulva genomic window:
- a CDS encoding tetratricopeptide repeat protein, which yields MRTATALLKNIILPRFEKDANFKEVKPSDSFWAKFTLDFLNYEKDPKPVFAAVYSLELEDPEKIIEKLPTVYESWLEVLAELQVKGKSSKEFDELHLNGNSTFNKHVSFFRELKNAATYLERRRMIKEMPLAYASLTDEISDDHIQAAVKEKGREELRAKFKIWDEEMNEKKVEMMFSESSFSMPSPKERTEKGTIELPKSSRSKNGNFSYKWLYAIAAVLLIGFFIWQPTQKSNEELFNSYAGSQQVISKIDFSDLSDAENAIVTRGGEYRLPGLTQLESENALEAINYIRQQEFYKAENILEQLNPAEKNAEVLFFLAFAQLNTGKIERAIENLEPLSQKSNYIFQEESQFQLALGYLAQDDKASAKKLLRKLEEEHGKYSGEASAILKDMKWF from the coding sequence ATGAGAACAGCTACCGCTTTATTAAAGAACATTATTCTTCCAAGGTTTGAGAAAGATGCCAATTTCAAGGAGGTGAAGCCCAGTGATAGCTTCTGGGCCAAATTTACTTTAGATTTTCTGAATTACGAAAAAGATCCAAAACCTGTTTTTGCAGCAGTATACAGTCTTGAACTTGAGGATCCGGAAAAAATTATAGAAAAACTACCGACTGTTTACGAAAGCTGGTTAGAAGTACTGGCGGAGCTCCAAGTAAAGGGAAAAAGTTCAAAGGAATTTGATGAGCTTCACCTGAATGGTAACTCTACTTTTAATAAACATGTATCTTTCTTTAGAGAACTTAAGAATGCTGCTACTTATTTGGAGCGAAGAAGGATGATAAAGGAGATGCCGCTCGCTTATGCATCTCTTACTGACGAAATTTCTGATGATCACATACAGGCAGCTGTAAAGGAAAAAGGGCGGGAAGAGCTGCGAGCTAAATTCAAGATTTGGGATGAGGAAATGAATGAAAAGAAGGTTGAAATGATGTTCTCAGAATCTTCATTCAGTATGCCTTCCCCTAAAGAAAGGACAGAGAAAGGAACAATAGAACTTCCAAAAAGCTCTAGATCAAAGAACGGCAATTTCTCTTATAAATGGCTCTATGCTATTGCTGCTGTTCTGTTGATCGGGTTTTTTATATGGCAGCCAACACAGAAATCAAATGAGGAACTTTTCAATTCATATGCAGGGAGCCAACAAGTAATCTCTAAAATTGATTTTTCTGATCTCAGTGATGCTGAAAATGCAATTGTAACAAGAGGTGGGGAATACAGGCTCCCCGGCCTCACTCAACTTGAATCTGAAAATGCTCTGGAAGCAATAAATTATATTCGGCAGCAGGAATTTTATAAAGCTGAAAACATTCTTGAACAGCTTAACCCTGCAGAAAAGAATGCTGAAGTTCTGTTCTTTTTGGCTTTTGCACAGCTAAATACAGGGAAAATAGAACGGGCAATAGAGAACCTGGAACCCCTTTCACAAAAATCAAACTACATTTTTCAGGAAGAATCCCAATTCCAGCTCGCTTTGGGATACCTCGCACAGGATGATAAAGCAAGTGCAAAAAAGCTGCTTCGTAAACTGGAGGAGGAGCACGGTAAATATTCAGGGGAAGCTTCAGCGATTCTGAAGGATATGAAATGGTTTTAA
- a CDS encoding sigma-70 family RNA polymerase sigma factor, with protein sequence MTAKQNLLQISDLELLQLIKKDPDYISVVYKKTRDYSLRLLYKMSAGSDVRQEELQEIYQEAVIVLYEKIIHEDFELINNSSIQTYLNSVCRYKLLDLFKKSGKRSTIEEGSLIEDLKVDPSVDDELREIEIQDEVQHKVLKKCLLKMEKAGGHCYEILVLFWYHSKSIRELTEHFGYTNEANTKVQKSKCQKRLKKMAFKELND encoded by the coding sequence ATGACAGCTAAACAAAACCTTCTACAAATTTCAGACCTAGAACTACTTCAATTAATTAAAAAGGATCCCGATTACATCAGTGTCGTATATAAGAAGACCAGAGATTACTCTCTGCGTCTCCTATACAAAATGAGTGCGGGTAGTGATGTTCGTCAGGAGGAGCTTCAAGAGATATATCAGGAAGCAGTAATTGTCCTTTACGAAAAGATAATTCATGAAGATTTTGAGCTGATCAATAATTCTTCTATTCAGACTTATCTCAATTCAGTCTGTAGATATAAGCTACTGGATCTTTTTAAAAAGTCCGGCAAGAGATCTACAATTGAGGAAGGCAGCTTAATAGAGGACCTCAAGGTTGATCCCTCCGTTGATGATGAGCTTCGGGAAATCGAGATCCAGGACGAGGTGCAACACAAGGTATTAAAAAAGTGTTTGCTCAAGATGGAAAAGGCAGGGGGGCATTGTTATGAGATCCTGGTTCTGTTTTGGTATCATTCTAAAAGTATTAGGGAACTGACTGAACATTTTGGGTATACAAATGAAGCCAATACTAAAGTTCAAAAATCCAAATGCCAGAAAAGACTGAAGAAAATGGCTTTTAAAGAGTTAAATGACTGA
- a CDS encoding VWA domain-containing protein — protein MKTRHQVHNLIILDESGSMFSIKDQNIRGFNEIVQTIKGVENKYPEQEHFISFLTFNGLGITEHLFNQAVKNLKQIDNECYRPGASTPLYDAIGFGVSKLEKIIGNKTDSNVLVTVFTDGEENASREYRREVIKKKIKELKCRNWTFTYTGTDHDVYAAAGALSINNVVQFTKNEADMEKMFLNEREARMNYSAYIRSGKDIGEGFYKKGLN, from the coding sequence ATGAAAACAAGACACCAGGTTCACAATTTAATTATCCTTGATGAGAGCGGCTCCATGTTCAGCATCAAAGATCAGAACATCCGCGGATTCAATGAAATTGTTCAGACAATAAAAGGCGTTGAAAACAAATATCCTGAGCAGGAACATTTTATATCTTTTTTGACCTTTAATGGCTTAGGTATAACAGAACATCTGTTCAACCAGGCAGTAAAGAATTTAAAGCAGATCGATAACGAATGTTATAGACCAGGAGCTAGTACCCCTCTCTATGATGCCATTGGTTTTGGAGTATCTAAACTAGAGAAAATCATAGGCAATAAAACAGATTCGAATGTTCTGGTTACGGTCTTTACTGATGGAGAAGAAAATGCCTCCAGGGAATATAGACGGGAGGTTATTAAGAAAAAAATTAAGGAGCTTAAGTGTCGAAATTGGACTTTCACTTATACCGGAACAGATCATGACGTTTACGCGGCTGCCGGTGCCCTCTCGATCAACAATGTGGTGCAGTTCACAAAGAACGAAGCTGACATGGAAAAGATGTTCCTGAATGAAAGAGAGGCGAGAATGAATTACAGTGCATACATCAGATCTGGAAAAGATATCGGGGAAGGATTCTACAAAAAAGGTCTAAATTAG
- a CDS encoding leucine-rich repeat domain-containing protein encodes MGKRKNGYGIYILILALVIVFLMAIDGSLGFLLSIISIPIGLIAMISHFSPDKNKNIMDGETEKLNNERSEKIKGTFKSQPFKYHKRELVGRIEGATLPDEIKKISDLTFLQLSTIKPIEISDFLNQNPNIRYLSLQGPFWFKNNVKLTLFHLTIKSNDNIYTIIRQFSHLHQLQLLELHCKNILLEEILQFCRSIKTLVLRVDMAQIPQEIFNLPQLEYLNISHNKIRKISEKDVLSYSSLRTKPLDINLSYNKLKKVPISLLRLNSRIKLNLKENPITTSHLKRLYKNYKDQIYLSYDQERIATRTFHPQTWFALKVLLSLILVLFPVIVFGSFVGSVLIGIVVWSAWSV; translated from the coding sequence ATGGGTAAAAGAAAAAATGGTTATGGGATTTACATATTAATATTGGCCTTGGTTATAGTATTCCTTATGGCTATTGATGGTTCCTTGGGATTTTTACTATCCATAATTTCTATTCCCATTGGATTGATTGCTATGATCAGTCATTTCTCTCCTGATAAAAATAAAAACATCATGGATGGAGAGACGGAAAAACTCAATAACGAAAGATCTGAAAAAATAAAAGGAACTTTTAAATCCCAGCCGTTCAAATATCATAAGAGGGAATTGGTGGGGCGAATCGAAGGGGCAACTTTGCCTGATGAAATAAAAAAAATCTCGGATTTAACATTCTTGCAGCTCAGTACCATCAAACCAATCGAAATTTCTGATTTTTTAAATCAGAATCCTAATATTAGGTACCTCAGTCTGCAGGGCCCCTTCTGGTTTAAAAATAATGTTAAACTAACTCTGTTTCACCTCACAATAAAATCTAACGATAATATTTATACCATCATCAGGCAGTTTTCCCATCTTCACCAGTTACAATTATTAGAACTTCATTGCAAAAATATACTATTGGAAGAAATACTGCAGTTTTGTAGGTCAATAAAAACCTTGGTCTTACGAGTAGATATGGCTCAAATTCCTCAGGAAATATTTAATCTGCCGCAATTGGAGTACCTGAACATCTCACATAATAAAATTAGAAAAATATCAGAAAAAGATGTTCTGTCCTATAGTTCCCTAAGAACAAAACCTCTCGATATAAACCTATCATACAATAAACTTAAAAAGGTTCCGATCTCTCTTTTAAGACTAAATTCACGCATTAAACTAAATTTAAAGGAGAATCCTATTACAACCAGCCATTTAAAAAGGCTATACAAAAATTATAAAGATCAAATATATTTAAGTTATGATCAGGAGAGAATTGCGACCCGTACTTTTCATCCCCAGACCTGGTTTGCTTTGAAAGTTCTTTTATCCCTCATACTGGTCTTATTCCCTGTTATTGTCTTTGGAAGTTTTGTAGGTTCAGTTCTTATTGGTATCGTTGTTTGGTCTGCATGGAGTGTCTAA